In the genome of Oscarella lobularis chromosome 1, ooOscLobu1.1, whole genome shotgun sequence, one region contains:
- the LOC136199433 gene encoding PIH1 domain-containing protein 1-like — protein MDSENQAVLEKLLINDAKEAPKEEPAPQITTQVVLPEPVYCLKGQTQKGEKIFINICKSDQLPAPKDISAVELAEIISSEDPMRYRVPISFGLPHTELDKSGKSCTAYDVIVNPKFLKKTEEDDVFHSFFMTVILDGLEQKYELTLDRTLRKLKRKKCLGFVSEQTVRTSYKPVIMEMDSENHASPHQTNAIPLAGNSGPPSAPEPKYVIFREPASGKPTFMVLEVQLPGVKSSKYIQLDVGEDRVVLDTLEPSQFHLDIDLAYYVKNGKVGAQFNRKTKKLVVTMPTQ, from the exons ATGGATTCGGAGAACCAGGCTGTTCTAGAAAAGCTTCTAATCAAC GACGCAAAAGAGGCCCCGAAAGAGGAACCTGCTCCTCAGATCACTACCCAGGTCGTTTTGCCAGAGCCAG TCTATTGCCTAAAAGGCCAAACTCAAAAAGGTGAAAAGATTTTTATAAATATTTGCAAATCAGATCAG TTGCCTGCTCCAAAAGACATAAGTGCAGTCGAATTGGCTGAAATCATCTCCTCCGAAGATCCAATGAGATATCGCGTGCCAATCAGTTTTGGACTTCCCCACACAGAACTAGATAAAA GTGGGAAATCTTGCACGGCTTACGACGTCATTGTCAATCccaaatttctaaaaaagacaGAG GAAGACGACGTGTTTCATTCTTTCTTTATGACGGTTATTCTGGATGGACTAGAACAGAAATACGAACTGACCTTAGATAGAA CTCTACGTaaattgaaacgaaaaaagtGTCTTGGGTTCGTCAGCGAACAGACAGTTCGAACGAGCTACAAACCCGTCATTATGGAAATGGATAG TGAGAATCATGCATCCCCTCATCAAACAAATGCAATTCCCTTGGCTGGCAACTCTGGCCCACCTTC AGCTCCTGAACCTAAATACGTCATATTTCGCGAGCCGGCTTCAGGCAAGCCAACTTTTATGGTTCTTGAAGTTCAACTACCGGGCGTG AAATCATCTAAGTATATTCAACTTGACGTGGGTGAAGATCGCGTTGTGCTTGACACATTGGAGCCAAGTCAATTCCATCTGGATATTGATCTGGCGTATTATGTTAAAAACGGTAAGGTAGGTGCTCAGTTTAataggaaaacgaaaaagttGGTAGTGACTATGCCAACACAATGA